Within Meleagris gallopavo isolate NT-WF06-2002-E0010 breed Aviagen turkey brand Nicholas breeding stock unplaced genomic scaffold, Turkey_5.1 ChrUn_random_7180001889417, whole genome shotgun sequence, the genomic segment CGCACGGCCGCCACTGGGTGACGCCGGGGGGGGACAGGGTGACGGAGGAGGGCGGCAACGGGAGCGCGGCCGTGTTGGCCAacggcagcctgcagctgcGGGCGCTGAGGCCGGAGGACGGAGGGACGTACGCATGTCGGGTGTCGGGTCCGGCTTTTAACGAGACGCTCTacgtggagctgttggtgcACAACTTCACCCTGCACGGCCCCCA encodes:
- the LOC109364676 gene encoding amphoterin-induced protein 1-like — its product is GRHWVTPGGDRVTEEGGNGSAAVLANGSLQLRALRPEDGGTYACRVSGPAFNETLYVELLVHNFTLHGPHDGLNTAYTTLVGCILSVVLVLIYLYLTPCRCCCRAAE